From one Lycium ferocissimum isolate CSIRO_LF1 chromosome 5, AGI_CSIRO_Lferr_CH_V1, whole genome shotgun sequence genomic stretch:
- the LOC132055932 gene encoding triose phosphate/phosphate translocator, non-green plastid, chloroplastic-like yields the protein MQSTAISFSPSISLPKNPHKSRFNPLFPQSARPPLHFNSLNGSAARKINPIRCSANLNRDGWISVPSPVPERETEGVEVRATSVPETAGEAPKSKLTETLVLGSLFGLWYLFNIYFNIYNKQVLKAFHYPVTVTLAQFAVGTVVVILMWTLNLYKRPKISGAQLVAILPLAMVHTLGNLFTNMSLGKVAVSFTHTIKAMEPFFSVVLSAMFLGEFPTIWVLSSLVPIVGGVGLASMTEASFNWAGFWSAMASNLTNQSRNVLSKKFMVRKEESLDNITLFSIITIMSFFLLAPYAFFTEGVKFTPTYLEAAGVNVNQLYTRSLIAALCFHAYQQVSYMILQRVSPVTHSVGNCVKRVVVIVTSVLFFRTPVSPINGLGTGVALAGVFLYSRVKRIKPKAKAE from the exons ATGCAGAGCACAGCAATCTCATTTTCTCCGTCAATTTCACTCCCTAAGAACCCTCACAAGAGCAGATTCAATCCTTTATTTCCTCAATCTGCCCGGCCGCCACTCCATTTTAACTCCCTAAATGGCTCCGCAGCGAGGAAAATAAACCCAATTCGATGTTCAGCCAATTTGAATCGTGACGGATGGATTTCAGTTCCATCGCCGGTTCCCGAGCGTGAAACGGAAGGAGTGGAGGTTCGTGCCACGTCAGTGCCGGAGACAGCTGGTGAGGCACCGAAATCCAAGCTAACGGAGACTCTTGTGCTGGGATCTCTTTTCGGGCTTTGGTATCTATTTAACATCTACTTCAACATTTACAACAAGCAG GTGCTGAAAGCGTTCCATTATCCAGTTACAGTGACTCTCGCGCAATTTGCTGTTGGCACAGTCGTTGTAATTCTAATGTGGACTCTTAATCTGTACAAAAGGCCAAAAATTAGTGGTGCACAG CTTGTTGCAATTTTGCCATTGGCAATGGTGCATACCTTGGGCAACCTTTTCACCAACATGAGTCTTGGAAAAGTTGCTGTGTCGTTCACTCACACTATCAAAGCTATGGAGCCATTCTTCTCTGTTGTCCTCTCTGCTATGTTCTTAGGCGAG TTCCCTACCATATGGGTTTTGTCTTCTCTTGTACCAATTGTTGGTGGAGTGGGACTGGCATCCATGACTGAGGCATCTTTTAATTG GGCTGGATTTTGGAGTGCAATGGCCTCTAATTTAACCAATCAATCTCGTAATGTCCTCAGCAAGAAGTTTATGGTTCGGAAAGAG gAATCATTGGATAATATTACTCTCTTTTCAATAATCACGATCATGTCCTTTTTCTTGCTGGCTCCATACGCCTTTTTCACGGAAGGTGTCAAGTTCACTCCTACTTACCTGGAAGCTGCA GGAGTGAATGTCAACCAGCTTTACACAAGGTCTCTCATTGCTGCTCTCTGCTTCCATGCTTATCAGCAG GTTTCCTACATGATATTGCAGAGGGTATCTCCTGTTACTCATTCTGTGGGTAACTGTGTGAAGCGAGTGGTGGTTATTGTGACTTCCGTTCTCTTCTTCCGCACACCTGTTTCTCCCATTAACGGTTTGG GCACCGGAGTAGCCCTTGCTGGAGTTTTCCTATATTCAAGGGTGAAGCGCATTAAGCCTAAGGCAAAAGCAGAATGA
- the LOC132055931 gene encoding fasciclin-like arabinogalactan protein 4, whose amino-acid sequence MATSIFISHFTLLYFLLLSTTSHIPIFAINITHLLSSYPEISEFTNLLSTTAVAADLAPRSSVTLLVVPNTFLHNSDLLNNNHSPNNLADVIRCHVLLEYFSWPDFKLIPPTGKLVTTLFQATGRAPNNLGSVNITRDPTSNAITIHSSNSNATVISLVKTLPYNISIFTVDSVLVPYGFNLMASETRPPLGLNITKTLIDGHNFNVAASMLTASGVEEEFENYEGGAGITLFVPTDQAFTDLSSSMMFQSLPAEKKADVLRFHVLHSYYPLGSLQSIVNPVQPTLATEKNGAGSFTLNISRVNGSLSIQTGLVKASVTRTVFDQNPVAIFGVSTVLLPKEYFGDKPIEVNKPSLANPPDISLSPVNSPDTDDSAASHLSSPPGLEDRTTSSVNRESVVSVFLGLWCIGFYLLAIN is encoded by the coding sequence ATGGCTACCtcaattttcatttcccattttacccttctttATTTCCTTCTCCTATCCACTACTTCCCATATCCCCATTTTCGCCATTAACATCACCCATCTCCTCTCTTCATACCCTGAAATCTCCGAATTCACTAATCTCCTCTCCACCACCGCCGTCGCCGCCGATCTAGCACCCCGCTCCTCCGTCACCCTCCTCGTCGTACCCAACACCTTCCTTCACAACTCCGATCTCTTAAACAACAATCATTCACCTAACAATCTTGCTGACGTCATTCGTTGCCATGTCTTACTCGAATACTTCTCTTGGCCTGATTTTAAACTCATACCCCCAACCGGAAAACTCGTCACTACTCTTTTCCAAGCAACGGGTCGTGCCCCGAACAATCTCGGGTCGGTTAATATCACCCGTGACCCGACTTCAAATGCCATCACTATCCATTCATCCAATTCTAATGCTACTGTTATCAGTCTTGTGAAGACACTTCCGTATAATATCTCTATTTTCACTGTTGACTCTGTTTTAGTTCCTTATGGGTTTAATTTAATGGCATCTGAAACACGTCCTCCTTTAGGTCTTAACATAACGAAGACCCTTATTGATGGTCATAATTTCAATGTTGCGGCTTCAATGTTAACAGCATCAGGGGTAGAAGAGGAATTTGAGAATTACGAAGGGGGTGCTGGAATAACATTGTTTGTACCGACAGATCAAGCATTTACAGATCTGTCATCATCTATGATGTTCCAATCTTTACCAGCTGAGAAAAAAGCAGATGTTTTAAGGTTCCACGTGTTACATTCTTACTACCCACTCGGGTCGCTCCAATCTATAGTGAACCCTGTTCAACCAACATTAGCAACAGAGAAAAACGGGGCTGGAAGTTTTACACTCAATATATCTAGAGTTAACGGGTCGTTATCGATCCAAACCGGGCTTGTTAAAGCGTCGGTGACCCGAACCGTGTTTGATCAAAACCCGGTTGCGATATTTGGGGTGTCTACGGTTTTATTGCCTAAAGAATATTTTGGGGATAAACCAATTGAAGTAAATAAACCAAGTTTAGCTAACCCACCGGATATTTCTTTATCGCCGGTGAATTCGCCTGATACTGATGACTCAGCAGCTAGCCATTTATCTTCACCGCCGGGATTGGAGGATAGAACGACGTCGTCTGTGAATAGGGAAAGTGTAGTAAGTGTATTTTTGGGTTTATGGTGCATAGGATTCTATCTACTGGCAATTAATTAA